The following coding sequences lie in one Cannabis sativa cultivar Pink pepper isolate KNU-18-1 chromosome 5, ASM2916894v1, whole genome shotgun sequence genomic window:
- the LOC115717421 gene encoding thiamine thiazole synthase, chloroplastic, which translates to MATMASSTFTASHLTKSSIFDTSSFHGTPVAPPPSSSVRFQPTVKASSSSVSMSSTGGSNLPYDLQNFRFEPIRESIVSREMTRRYMMDMITYADTDVVVVGAGSAGLSCAYELSKNPNVQVAIIEQSVSPGGGAWLGGQLFSAMIVRKPAHLFLDELGIAYDEQDTYVVIKHAALFTSTIMSKLLARPNVKLFNAVAAEDLIVKGDRVAGVVTNWALVSMNHDTQSCMDPNVMEAKVVVSSCGHDGPFGATGVKRLRSIGMIKSVPGMKALDMNAAEDAIVDLTREIVPGMIVTGMEVAEIDGSPRMGPTFGAMMMSGQKAAHLALKALGLPNAVDVQPELILAAADSVDTADA; encoded by the exons atggCAACCATGGCATCATCCACTTTCACAGCCTCTCATCTTACCAAGTCCTCCATCTTCGACACTAGCTCCTTCCATGGAACACCAGTGGCTCCACCACCCTCCTCATCAGTTCGGTTCCAACCCACCGTTAAGGCGTCGTCCTCCTCCGTTTCCATGTCATCAACTGGTGGTTCGAACCTTCCGTACGACCTCCAGAACTTCCGGTTCGAACCGATCAGAGAATCGATCGTGTCAAGGGAGATGACGAGGCGTTACATGATGGACATGATTACTTATGCTGATACCGATGTGGTTGTGGTCGGAGCTGGTTCAGCTGGGCTATCTTGCGCTTATGAGCTGAGTAAGAACCCCAATGTTCAGGTGGCTATAATTGAGCAATCTGTTAGCCCTGGTGGCGGCGCGTGGCTCGGTGGCCAGCTTTTCTCCGCCAtg ATTGTGAGGAAACCAGCACACCTTTTCCTTGACGAGCTTGGTATTGCATACGATGAGCAAGACACATACGTGGTGATCAAGCACGCTGCCTTGTTCACCTCCACCATCATGAGCAAGCTTTTGGCCAGGCCAAACGTCAAGCTCTTCAACGCGGTGGCAGCCGAGGACCTCATTGTCAAGGGTGACAGAGTTGCGGGAGTAGTGACCAACTGGGCTTTGGTGTCAATGAACCACGACACACAATCCTGCATGGATCCTAATGTCATGGAGGCCAAGGTTGTGGTCAGCTCTTGCGGCCACGACGGTCCTTTTGGCGCCACTGGTGTCAAGAGGCTGAGAAGTATTGGCATGATCAAGAGTGTTCCTGGAATGAAGGCGCTCGACATGAACGCCGCTGAGGATGCCATTGTTGATCTGACTAGGGAGATTGTCCCTGGAATGATTGTCACTGGAATGGAAGTTGCTGAGATTGATGGATCACCTAGGATG GGGCCAACATTTGGAGCAATGATGATGTCAGGGCAGAAAGCAGCACACTTGGCCTTGAAAGCACTTGGACTCCCCAATGCTGTTGATGTCCAGCCAGAGCTGATCTTAGCTGCAGCTGATTCTGTTGATACTGCAGATGCTTAA